Within Myceligenerans xiligouense, the genomic segment CGGACTTGTCCGCCTCGCCGTCGAGCACGAGCAGGTCCCACCGGTCGGAGTCGGCGGCGTCGACGACGGCGGCCGGGGTGGCTGCCTCGTGCCAGACGATCTGCGGCGCGTCGGCCGAGATCCGGGGGCCGACGGCGAGGCGCACCTGCTCGCGCACCGTGCGGTCGTCGCTGTACAGCAGGATCCGCGGGGCCGGGCCGGACGGCGTCGTGCCGCCAGCCGTCGTCTCGGACGCGGGGGAGGGAGCTGTGGTCACGTCAGTCATCGAAGGGCATCCTCTCGCGGGTCAGGTCCCCCGGCATCGTGGCACATCGGATGCCCTGGCGGCAGGGTGGTCCGCCCAGGTTTTCATGGCACTGTGCTTTCCCGCGTCATCAAGTGATGGCTTTGTGACATTCTTCGCGTGCTCCGGGGGCCCCTCGGTCATCACCGGTGCTTCATGTCAGCCATAATGGCTGACGTGTCGACCGCAACGGCTGCAGCCACTCATACCCACCAGCACGTGACAGTGAACCGTCCGAACCCCGTGTCGGTCGGGACCATCGTCTGGCTCGCGAGCGAGCTCATGTTCTTCGCGGCGCTGTTCGCGATGTACTTCACGGTGCGGCAGGTCATGCCCGCCGACGAGTGGGCGGCACAGACCGATCACCTGAACATCCCCTTCTCCGCGCTCAACACCACCGTCCTGGTGCTGTCCTCGGTGACCTGCCAGATGGGCGTGCTCGCCGCCGAGCGCTTCCAGCCCAGGCGCAGGGGCGGCCTCCTGGCCTTCTGGTCCTGGGGCATGCACGAGTGGATGGCGCTGACCTACCTGATGGGCGCGTTCTTCATCGGCGGCCAGGTGTTCGAGTACGCGGAGCTGGTGCACGCGGGCCTGACCATCTCGTCCAGCCCGTACGGTTCGGTCTTCTACCTGACCACGGGCTTCCACGGACTCCACGTGGTGGGCGGTCTGATCGCCTTCCTGTTCCTGCTCGGCCGCTCGTTCGCCGCCCGGCGCTTCGGGCACCACGAGGCCACCACCGCGATCGTCGTGTCGTACTACTGGCACTTCGTCGACGTGGTGTGGATCGCGCTGTTCTTCGTGATCTACATCCTGCAGTAGGCCTGGTCGCCCTCCGGTCACGGCAGTGCCGACACGGGATGTCACATTCCGAGCCGCCAGGGCGTCACAAGAGAAGATGCAAGCACTCACGCACGAGACGAGGATCAATCCGTGAAGGCACTCGCCGCCCGCAGGCACCACCGGCTGGCGCCGGTCGTGCTCCTGCTGCTGGCGCTGCTGGTCACCGGCGGCGTGTACGCCGCTCTGGCGCCCACCGAGGCGCAGGCAGAGACCGTCAGCACCGAGGACATCGAGACGGGCAAGAAGCTCTTCCAGGCGAACTGCGCCACCTGCCACGGCCCGAACGCCGAGGGCGCCGAGGGTGTGCCGTCCCTGGTGGGCGTCGGCGCCGCCGCCGTGGACTTCCAGGTGTCGACCGGCCGCATGCCCATGCAGGCGAACGGCCCTCAGGCGATGGCGAAGCCGCCGCAGTTCGACGCGGAGGCCACCGCCGCGCTCGCCACCTACGTCTCCTCGCTCGGCCCGGGGCCGGCGATCCCGACGGAAGAGCAGGTCGACGCCGAACTCGGTGACGCCGCGAACGGCGGGGCCCTGTTCCGCACCAACTGCGCGATGTGCCACAACGCGATCGGTGCCGGTGGCGCGCTGAGCGAGGGCAAGTACGCCCCGGCGCTGTTCCAGGTCAGCGAGCGCAACATCTATCAGGCGATGCAGACCGGCCCGCAGTCGATGCCGGTCTTCAACGACGCCAACATCACCCCCGACGAGAAGCGCGACATCATCGCGTTCCTGGTCGAGCAGCGCGATGGTTCCGCCGGTGGTGCCTCGCTCGGCTCGCTCGGCCCGGTCAGCGAGGGCGTGTGGACCTGGGTCGTCGGCCTCGGCCTGCTGATCGGCGCGGCAGTCTGGATCGGAGCGAAGTCCTCGTGAGCGACATGAACCACCCCAACGACGCCTCCACCGAGGTGACGACCACCGGCGCGGCACGCACCGACGTCGTCCCGGCGGAGAAGTTCGCGGACCCCGGGGTCCCGGCGCACAAGCCGCGCCTGACCGACGTCGACCCGAAGTCGGCCAAGCGCAACGAACGGATCGTGACGTTCCTGTTCGTGCTGTCCTGCCTCGGTGCGGTCGGCACCGTCGTCGCGTACGTCGCGGTCCCCCCGGAGGGGACCACCGAGAGCGTCCGGCTGTCGACGCTGCTGCTCGGGCTGGGCATGGCCGTCTCGCTCCTGGGCATCGGCATCGCGGGGATCCACTGGGCCAAGTCCCTGATGGGCGACGCCGAGATGGTCCAGGACCGGCACCCGATCCGCAGCTCCGACGCGGTCCGCGCCGAGGCGGTGCGGGACCTGAACGAGGGCCTGGAGGACTCGGGCGCCGTCGGCCGCCGTGGTCTGCTCAAGGGCGCCGCCCTCTCGGCGCTGGCGCTCTTCCCGCTGACCATCGCCGTGCCGCTGATCGGCTCGGTGGGTGGCGACTGGAACGTGTCGAAGTTCAAGCACACGATGTGGAAGAAGGGCACCCGTCTCGCACTCGACCCGTCGGGCCGCCCCATCAAGGCCAGCGACGTGAACATCGGCTCGGCCTTCCACGTGATCCCGGAGACCACGGAGGAGTACCGTGAGACCCACGAATGGATCACGGAGAAGTCAAAGGCAGTGGTTCTCATGGTGCGAGTGCGGCCTGAGGAGCTGAAGTCCGACCAGTCGCCCGAGGGGCAGCAGTGGTCGTACGACGGCATCGTGGCCTATTCGAAGATCTGCACGCACGTCGGCTGCCCCGTGGCGCTGTACGAGCAGCAGACCCATCACCTGCTGTGCCCCTGCCACCAGTCCACGTTCGACGTGGCCGACAGCGCCAAGGTGGTGTTCGGCCCGGCGAAGCGCCCGCTGCCGCAGCTGCCCATCGCCGTTGACGACGAGGGCTACCTCGTGGCGCAGGACGACTTCGCCGAGCCGATCGGCCCGAGCTTCTGGGAGCGTCTGAAGTGAGTACCGCACACGACACCACGAAGGCCGGGGCGGCGGCCTCCGAGCCGACGACGCGCCTCGGCAAGGCGGCGGACTACCTCGACCAGCGCACGAGCATCGGTGGCGCGGTCAAGGAGTTCGCGCGCAAGGTCTTCCCGGACCACTGGTCCTTCATGCTCGGCGAGATCGCGCTGTTCAGCTTCGTCGCGCTCCTCATCTCCGGCGTCTTCCTGACCATGTTCTTCGAGCCGTCGATGGCGCTCACCGAGTACCACGGCGACCACCCGGCCTCGGCGCACGGCCAGACGATGTCCGTGGCGTACGCGTCCACGCTCGACATGTCGTTCGAGGTGCGCGGGGGCCTCCTCATGCGCCAGGTGCACCACTGGTCCGCGCTGATCTTCATGGCGTCGATCGTCGTGCACATGATGCGCGTGTTCTTCACGGGCGCGTTCCGCAAGCCGCGCGAGCTCAACTGGCTCGTCGGCTTCACCCTGCTGATCCTGGGCCTCGCGGCCGGCTTCTCCGGCTACTCGCTGCCCGACGACGTGCTCTCCGGCAACGGCCTGCGCATCACCGACGGCGTGGTGAAGTCGATCCCGGTGATCGGGTCGTTCATGTCGTACATGATCTTCGGCGGCGAGTTCCCGGGCGAGCACATCATCCCGCGCCTGTTCACGGTGCACATCCTCATCGTCCCGGCGCTGATCGTCGCGCTCATCGCGCTGCACCTGTTCCTCATGGTGCTGCACAAGCACACGCAGTACCCGGGCGGCGGCCGCACCGACAAGAACGTCGTCGGCTACCCGGCTCTCCCGGTCTACGTGGCGAAGATGACGGGCAACTTCTTCATCGTGTTCGGCGTGCTGGTGCTCATGGGCGCCACGATGGCGATCAACAACGTGTGGAACTACGGCCCGTACGACCCGTCCCCGGTCTCGGCCGGCGCCCAGCCCGACTGGTACATGCTGTTCCTCGAGGGCTCGCTGCGGCTCATGCCGGGACCGGGCTTCGAATGGGAGATCCTCGGCTACACGCTGTCCCTGAACGTCCTGATCCCGGCCGTCGTCGTGCCCGGCATCCTGTTCACGTTCCTCATCCTGTACCCGTTCCTCGAGTCCCGGGTCACGGGTGACAAGCGGGAGCACCACGTGCTCGACCGGCCGCGGAACGTCCCGGTGCGCACGGCGCTGGGGGTGGCGTTCCTCGCGGACTTCATCCTGCTGGCCGCGGCCGGGTCGAACGACCTCATCGCCACGCACTTCGGGATGTCGATCAACCAGATCACGTGGGTGTTCCGGATCCTGTTCTTCGTGCTGCCGGTGGTGGCGTTCGTGGTCACCAAGCGCATCTGCCTGGGCCTGCAGCGCAAGGACCGGGAGCTGGTGCTGCACGGGAACGAGTCCGGGCGCATCGTGCGGTACGCCAACGGCGAGTACGTCGAGGTCCACACCCCGCTGAGCGACCAGGAGCGCTGGCTGCGCGTCAACTACGATGCGCCGACGCCGCTGGAGATCGAGCCCAAGATGGACGCCCGCGGCGTCAAGCGCAAGGGCTACGGCGCGGACAAGCGCTGGCAGCGTCTCTCCCGGTTCTTCTACGAGGACCGCGTGGAGCCGGTGACACCGGCGGAGCTCGCCGCGGCGCACGCCCACGGCGACCACGACGCGATCGAGGCCGACGGGCGTCAGGCCGCGCCCGCCGCCGTCGGCACCGGCCGGACGGACAGCACAGACTCGCAGGAGCACTGAGCGACCTGCGGATTCAAGCGATGACCCGGCTCCTCACCCGTTCCGGCGGGCGGGGGAGTCGGGTCATCGTCGTCTCACCGAGGAGGAACTACGCACTATGGCTGAGTACAAGCTCCCTGACCTGAGCTACGACTACGGCGCTCTGGAGCCGCACATCTCGGCGAAGGTGATGGAGCTGCACCACTCCAAGCACCACGCGACCTACGTCAAGGTCGCCAACGAGACGCTGGAGAAGCTCGCCGAGGCGCGCGACAAGGGCGACCTGAGCTCGATCAACCAGCTCGAGAAGAACCTCGCGTTCAATCTCGGGGGTCATGTCAACCACTCCGCCTTCTGGACCAACATGTCCCCGGAGGGCGGCGGGGAGCCGACCGGCGAGATCGGCGCGGCGATCGACGAGCACTTCGGCTCGTTCGACAAGTTCAAGGCTCACTTCACGGCCGTGGCCACGACCGTGCAGGGCTCCGGCTGGGCGATCCTGGCGTGGGACTCCATCGGCGAGAAGCTCGTCGTGGTCCAGCTCTTCGACCAGCAGGGCAACATCCCGATGGGCCTCACGCCGATCGTGCTGCTCGACTGCTGGGAGCACGCCTACTACCTGGACTACCTGAACGTCCGCCCGGACTACATCAAGGCCTGGTGGAACATCGTCAACTGGGCCGACGCCGCCGAGCGCCTGGCCCGTGCGAAGGCTCAGACGTCAGGCCTGATCGTCCCGACGGCCTGATCCGGCCGGCACGGTGAAGGGCCGCGGCCAGCCGCGGCCTCGATGTACGACGGCGGTCCGTGGCCCCTTCCGCGCCGAAGGGGCCACGGACCGCCGTCGTTCAGTCGTCCAGGCCCAGGGCGAAGGCCTGCTCCAGGTCCTTGCTGGAATAGGCGCGGAAGGCGATGAGGGTCTCCGTGCGGGTCACGCCGGGGACCTTGTTCACGGCGTCGGACACCACCCCGGCGAGCTCCTCGTGCTCGTGCACGCGCACGATGGCGACGAGGTCCACCTTGCCTGTCACGGAGAAGACCTCGGTCACGCCGGGGATGTCGGTGACGGCCTCGGCGACCTCGGGGATGCGGGCGGTCTCGGCGTCGATGAGGACGATCGCGGTCAGCATGGCGCCATCGTAATCACCTCACGAGGGGCGCACGACGGGACCGGCAACGGATTCCCGGCGAGGGACCCTGTGATCGACGACACGTCGCACGTGGACTCTTGGCTCCGGGATTGGCACGATGGGGTCTTATGAGGTGGAACTCGATCGGGTGGCGTGACGGACGGGGAGGTACGGCATGAGTGATGTCACGGAGCGTACGTCGTCACGGGCGAAGGAACTGCTCAGCCTGGTGCGCGGGCAGGGGCGGATCGAGGTCAGCGAGTCCGCGCGCCTGCTCGGCGTGTCCCAGGAGACCGTGCGCCGCGAGCTGCGCAAGCTCGAGGCGCAGGGACTGATCCGGCGTAGCTACGGGCTGGCGTTCCCGGTGGAGTCCAGCACGTTCGAGACGGCGCTGGCGGAGCGCACGCAGAACTTCCCGGAGGAGAAGGCCCGGATCGCGGAGGAGGGCGCCCGGCGGGTCGGCGAGGCCCGCACCATCTTCATCGACGAGGGCTTCCAGTCGCTTCTCCTGGCCCGCGCGCTGCCGGACGACCACGACCTGATCGTCGTGACCACGTCCCTCCCGATCGCGTCGGAGCTCTCCGGCCGGGACAACCTGCAGGTGATCATCGTGGGCGGCCGGGTGCGGGGGAACACGCTCGGCGTCGTCGACGGGTGGGCGACCGACATGCTGCGGGGCTTCCGCATGGACCTGGCGTTCATCGGGGCGAACGGCGTGACCGTGTCCGACGGGCTCACGACGCCGGATCCGGCCGTGGCGCACGTGAAGGCCGCGGCGATCGCGTCGAGTCACCGCAAGATCTTCGTGGGGGCACACCACAAGTTCGGCGTGACGAGCTTCGTCCGTTTCGCCGAGCTGACCGACTTCGAAGTGGTGATCACCGGCGTCGAACTGCCCGCCGCCCGGGCCCGGGTGTTCGGCGAGGCGGGCGCCCACGTCGTCCAGGTCTGAGACGTGCCCCGACGGGGTGGCACGCCCCGCGGCGCCTCGCATAAAAGTGTGCCAAGCGCCGATGCGCCGTCGTCCTCTCACCCGTTCTCACCCCTTCCCCGGCCCTGCGGCCGAGACCTCCGCGTGACGTCCGCGTGATCTCAGCGTGACCTGCGTTCTGACCGGTTCGGGCGGCGTCGCTTCCGGTTCGTGGGTGTTCTCGCCGCGTCGTTGTGCGTTTGAGCCGCACGATTCCTGCACGGTTGTGTGATCTCGGTCACGGTGTGACCGGAGCTCCTGCCCGTTCTCGCCACGACCCTGACCGATTCGCAATGCCGTCCTTTGACCGTGCTGCGGGCCAGGCCCAGCATGACGGTGTTGACCAAGGGGCGTGCCACGACCAGGCGCGCCGCATGACGACGGACAACGGGGCGGTACCGGGCGAGGCCGAGAGATTCGGCATCCGCGAGGTGGCACCCGGGGAAGTCGTCACGACACGCAACGACGAGGAGAAGAGCGATGACGCTCACGACGAGGATGCGCCGGGCCACGGTCCCGGCGGTGCTGGCTGCCGGCGCGCTGGTGCTGGCCGGCTGCTCGGGTGCCGGTGGTGGCGGCGGATCGGGCGACGGCGGGGACGGTCCCGTCGAGCTGACGCTCGCCACGGTGAACAACCCGCAGATGAAGGACATGGAGGAGCTCAAGGGCGAATTCGAGGAGTCCCACCCCGACATCACGGTGAACTTCGTGCAGATGGAGGAGAACGACCTGCGCGACGCCGTGACCAAGGACATCGCCACGGGTGGTGGCCAGTACGACATCGTGACGATCGGTTCCTACGAGGTGCCGATCTGGGCCGAGAACGAGTGGCTGGCTGACCTCACGGAGCCGCTCAGCTCCGACGCCGAGTACGACGTCGACGACCTGTTCGCCCCGGTCAAGGACGTCGTCTCCGTGGACGACAGCCTGTACGCGGTGCCGTTCTACGGCGAGTCGTCGATGCTGATGTACAACAAGGAGATCCTCGACGAGGCCGGGATCACCATGTCGGAGAACCCCACCTGGGACGAGGTCGCCGAGGCGGCCCGTGAGGTGAACTCCGACGACGTGACCGGTATCTGCCTGCGCGGCAAGCCCGGCTGGGGCGAGCTGTTCGCCCCCCTGACCACCGTGGTCCAGACGTTCGGCGGCACCTGGTTCGACGAGGACTGGAACGCCCACGTCAACGACCCGGAGTTCACCGAGGCCGTGCAGTTCTACGTGGACCTCGTGGAGGACGCCGGCCCCGCCGACCCCGTCTCGACCGGCTTCACCGAGTGCCTCAACACCATGACCCAGGGCAAGGCGGCCATGTGGGTGGACGCGACCGTCGCCGCCGGCATGCTCGAGGACCCCGAGGCCTCCGAGGTCGCGGGCAAGATGGGCTACGCCCACGCCCCGGTCAAGGAGACCGAGGAGTCCGGCTGGCTGTGGTCCTGGAACCTCGCGGTCCCCGAGACCACGCAGAACCAGGACGAGGCCATCGAGTTCATCAAGTGGGCCACCAGCAAGGAGTACCACCAGCTCGTCGGTGAGGAGCTCGGCTGGACCCGGGTGCCCCCGGGCGCGCGCCAGTCGACCTACGAGATCCCCGAGTACGTGGAGGCCGCGGAGTCGTTCGCGCCGATCACGCAGGACATCATGCTCGCGGTGAACCCGACGCAGCCGGGCCTGTACGAGCAGTCCTGGACCGGCGTCCAGTACGTGACGATCCCCGAGTTCCAGGACCTCGGCAACCAGGTGTCCCAGGACCTGTCCGACGTGTTCTCCGGGCGCAGCGAGCTCGGCCCCGTCCTCGACCGCGGGCAGGAGCTCGCACAGGAAGCAGGGGACGCACAGTGACCACAGGGCGCCGCAGCCTGGCGATCTCCCGTGCGCTGCTCTGGCCGGCGCTGATCGTCGCCATCCTCCTCACGCAGATCCCCCTGGTGGCGACGCTCTTCTACTCGTTCCAGGAATGGAACTTGCTGCGACCCGGTCAGCGTGGGTTCGTCGGGTTCGACAACTACGCGAAGGTCCTCTCCGACGGCTCGTTCCTGTCGTCGCTGGGCAACACGGTCCTCGTGACCGGCTCGGCCGTGGTGGGGGCCACCGTGCTCGGCCTGCTGTTCGCCCTGCTGCTCGACCGCAAGTTCCTGGGCCAGAGCGTGGCCCGCACCCTGATGATCACGCCGTTCCTGGTCATGCCCGCCGCGGCGGCGCTGATCTGGAAGTGGTCGATCCTCGACTTCACGTACGGCATGGCCAACTGGGGCCTGTCCCTGGTGGGCCTCCCGCCGGTGGCGTGGAACACGGAGATGCCGGCCGCGACCGTGATCATGGTGCTGATCTGGCAGTTCACGCCGTTCGCCATGCTCATCCTCCTCGCGGGGCTGCAGTCGCAGCCCCGCGAGGTCCTGGAGGCGGCCGGGGTCGACGGCGCGGGCCCGTTCCGCACGTTCACCTGGATCACGCTTCCGCACCTTCGCCAGTACGTCGAGATCACGGTGCTCCTGGCGACGATCCTGCTGCTCCAGGTCTTCGACCCGGTGGCGATCATGACCAAGGGCACGGGCGGCAGCAAGACCCTGTCGTACCTGCTCTACGAGCGAGCGTTCATCGGCCTGGAGGTCGGTGAGGCCGCCGCCTACGGCGTCATGACCGTGATCGTCACGATCGCGGTGGCCATGGTGGCACTTCGCACCTTGTTCAAGGTGTTCTCGGAGGAAGGGCTGATGAACCGATGACCACGACCACTCTCGGCGTGCCCGCCACGAAGTCCACGCAGGTCCCGATCCGCAAGCCTGCCGGGTGGGCGTCCCGCCGCGTGCGCGGCATCGCGCTCACCACCGTGACGTGGATCGCGGTCCTCGCGTTCTTCTTCCCGGTCGTGTGGATGGTGTTCACCGCCTTCAAGCCGGAGAGCCAGGCAGCGACCCTGCCGCCCACGTTCGCTCCGGACTTCACGCTCGACCGCTTCCAGGCCGTGTTCGACCGGGACATGCTGCCGTACCTGATCAACTCGGCCAGCGCGAGCCTCGGATCCACGCTGCTCGTCCTGGCCCTGGCGATCCCGGCGGCGTACGCGCTGAGCGTCCGGCCCGTGAAGAACGTGCGCGACCCGCTGTTCTTCCTCATCTCGACGAAGTTCATGCCCGTGGCGGCGTCGATCATCCCCGTCTACATGCTGCTGCAGGCCGTGGGAGGGCTCGACAACATCACGTGGCTGACGATCCTGTACGTCGGCATCAACCTGCCGATCGCGGTCTGGATGATGCGCTCGTTCCTGGCCGAGGTGCCGCGAGAGATCATCGAGGCCGCGCAGATCGACGGCGCGGGCCTGCGCACCGAGATCTTCCGCGTGGTGCTGCCGATCGTGCTGCCCGGCGTCGCCGCGGCCGGCCTGATCTGCTTCATCTTCGCCTGGAACGAGTTCTTCCTGGCGAACCTGCTGACCACGCAGGTCGCCCGGACGACGCCGCCCGTGCTCGGGAGCTTCGTGGACGGCCGAGGGCAGTTCCTGTCGGTGCTGTCCGCCGCGTCGACGATCGCCATCGTGCCGGTCGTCATCGCGGGCTGGGTCGCGCAGAAGCAGCTCGTGCGAGGACTCGCCATGGGTGCCATCAAGTGACACACGAACAAGTGAGTGAGGACCGATCCATGACGGCAGACCTGGCGGCCCTCGAGGCCCCGTACGACCGGTCCGGGATCACCCCCGGCATCGTTCACATCGGGGTCGGCGGGTTCCACCGCGCACACCAGGCCGTGGTGATCGACGACCTGCTGCGGCGCGGCGGCCACCAGGACTGGGGCATCAGCGGTGTCGGACTGTTGCCGGGCGACGCTCGCATGCGGGACGCGCTGTCCGCCCAGGACGACCTGTACACGCTGGTGATCAAGCACCCGAACGGGTCGCTGGAGCACCGCACGGTCGGCAGCATCGTGGAGTACCTGCTGGCGCCCGACGACCCCGAGGCGGTCCTCGAGCGGATGGCCGACCCGGCCACCCGGATCGTGTCCCTCACGATCACCGAGGGCGGGTACAACTTCGACCAGGTCACCGGCGAGTTCGACACGGCCGACCCGGCCGTGGTCGCCGACGCCGTGCCCGGGGCCGTCCCCACGACGGTCTTCGGGTACGTGGTGGAGGCTCTCGCACGGCGCCGGGCGCGTGGCATCGCGCCGTTCACGGTGATGTCCTGCGACAACGTGCAGGGGAACGGTGAGAAGGCGCGGACGGTGTTCTCCGCGTTCGCGGGCCTCCGGGACGCGGAGCTCGCGGACTGGGTCCGCGCGGAGGTCGCGTTCCCCAACTCGATGGTGGACCGGATCACGCCGGTCACCACCGACACGGACCGGGAGCTGGTGCGGGAACGCATCGGCGTCGAGGACCGCTGGCCGGTGGTCGCCGAGCCGTTCTTCCAGTGGGTGCTGGAGGACGACTTCCCGCTGGGCCGCCCGGACTGGGCGGACGCCGGCGTGCAGCTGGTCGACGACGTCGAGCCGTACGAGCTCATGAAGCTCCGCCTGCTCAACGCGTCGCACCAGGCGATGGCCTACTTCGGCTACCTGGCCGGGCACCGCTACGCCCACGAGGCGACCGCGGACCCGGCGATCGCCGCCCTGCTGCGGGCGTACATGGAGTCCGAGGCGACGCCGACGCTGCAACCGGTGCCGGGGATCGACCTGTACGACTACCGTGCCACCCTGCTGGAGCGCTTCGGCAATCCCGAGGTCCGCGACACGCTCGCCCGGCTGTGCATGGAGTCGTCGGACCGCATCCCCAAGTGGCTGGTACCCGTGATCCGGGAGCGCCTGGCCGCCGGCGGGGACGTGCGCCTCTCGGCGGCCGTCGTCGCCAGCTGGGCTCGCTACGCGGAGGGCGTGGACGAGGACGGCCGGCCGATCGACGTCAACGACCGGCTGGCGGAGATCCTGGTGCCGCGCGCGCGGTCACAGCGGTCCGACCCGCTCGCCTTCCTGCGGGACCCCAGCCTGTTCGGCGACCTCGTCGACGAGCCGCGGTTCACGGAGCCCTACCTCGACGCGCTGGACAAGCTCCACACGATCGGTGCCGCCGCCACCCTCGAGCGGCTGGTCGGCGCGTGATCCACCCGCCCGGTCCGCCGCCGTGGGCGCGATGCCCGGCGGTGGACCGGGGGCGCCGTCGGGCACCATGACGGCGTCGGCGCCGGGCTCGGAGGCCGTCACCTCCTCCCGCACCCTGTCCGCCGCCCACGCGAGGTCCGCGTGGGCGGCGGCGCCGCGCACGGGGCAGGTCAGCTCGCCGTCGACGACGACGAGCCGCACCCCGGGCTGATCCAGCCAGCCGAGGAGCAGATCGGCCTCCTCCGGGTGGCTCGCCGGGGCCGGCGCGACGGGCCGGGCGACGGCCTCCGCGGTGGCCCGGACGGCGGCCACGAGTTCCAGGGCGTCCTCTCCCGGCTCGCTCACCGCGGTTCCGGCCAGTCGCCCGTGCCGCACGACCACCACCTCCCAGCCGCCCGGCCGGCCCGGCGCGCCGGCCACGCCCGCGGGCCGCGCCGCGACCAGCTCCGCGCACCGCGACAGCGGGTCCAGGCGCTGGGCGCGCTGTGCGCCGTGGACGAAGGTCCGCAGGCGCCGTGTCACCTCGCCGGCCTCCTCGAAGCGCTCCTGCGCGGCCAGGCGCGCGATACGCGCCGAGAGCGCCCGCACGACGGGCGACGGGTCACCGTCGAGAACGGCCCGTGCGGCGGCGGACACGTCGTCGTACGCCTCGTCGGGGCCGCCGGTCGCGATGCAGGGCGCCGAGCACCGCCCCATCCCCGCCAGGGCGCACGGGCTGCCCGGCTGCCGGGGGACGCGCGCGATCCGCGCCGTGCACTGGCGCAGCGGCAGGGCGTCGTGCAGTGCCGCCACGGCCTCCTTCGCGGTGCGTGACGCGCCGAACGGCCCGATGTGGGCGATCCCCGACGTGGTGTCCCGAACCACCGACAACCGCGGGTAGGGCTCGTCGGTGAGCCGTACCCACACGGCCCGCTCCGGATGCTTGGAGCGCCGGTTGTAGCGCGGCTCGTGCTCGGCGATCAGCCGCAGCTCGCGCACCTGGGCCTCCAGCGGCGTCACGCACACCACCGGCGTGACGCGCTCCGCGATCCGCACCATCTCCGTGACCCGGCGCCGCTTCTCCGCGGCGGTGAAGTACGAGCGGACGCGCTTGTGGATGTTCGTGCTGGTCCCGACGTACAGCACCTCGTCGCCCGGCCCCCGGAACAGGTAGACGCCGGGCTCCTGCGGCAGGCCGTCGGCCAGGTGCCGCTTGGCCCGCACCTCCGGAGGGACCGGATCGGCGGCGGTGCGCAGATCCTCCAGGTGCGTGATGCCCATCGGCCCGAGACGGTCGAAGAGCGCGTGGAGCACATCGACCGTGGCGCGCGCGTCCGACAGCGCGCGGTGGTCCGGCGTCACCTCCGCGCGGAACAGGCGCGCGAGCGTGGAGAGCTTGTGGTTGGGCGCCTCGTCCCGGGTGACCACCTTGCGGGCCAGCGGGACCGTGTCGACGACCGGGAAGCCCGGCCACGGGTAGTCGAGCCGCTCGCACGCCGCCTTGAGGAAGCCGACGTCGAACGGCGCGTTGTGCGCCACCAGCACCGAGCCGTGGGCGAACTCCAGGAAGCTGGGCAGCACCTTCTCGATGTCCGGCGCGGTGGCGACCATCGCGTTCGTGATACCCGTCAGCCGCGCGACGAAGGCCGGTACCGGCTGCCCCGGATCGACCAGGGACTGGAACTCGCCGAGCTTCTGGCCGCCGCGCACCTTCACGGCCCCGATCTCCGTGATCCCGGCCTCGCTCGCCCGGGTTCCGGTGGTCTCGAGGTCGACCACGACGAACGTGACGTCCCGCAGGGGCGTGCCCAGCTCCTCGAACGTGGCCTGGTACCCGGTGGTGCTCACGGCCCCGAACACTAGTACGGGTCACTGACAGCGCCTACGCAGATCGGCCGGGATGGGTGAACTCCTGGTCGGTCGGAGGTCT encodes:
- a CDS encoding DEDD exonuclease domain-containing protein; protein product: MSTTGYQATFEELGTPLRDVTFVVVDLETTGTRASEAGITEIGAVKVRGGQKLGEFQSLVDPGQPVPAFVARLTGITNAMVATAPDIEKVLPSFLEFAHGSVLVAHNAPFDVGFLKAACERLDYPWPGFPVVDTVPLARKVVTRDEAPNHKLSTLARLFRAEVTPDHRALSDARATVDVLHALFDRLGPMGITHLEDLRTAADPVPPEVRAKRHLADGLPQEPGVYLFRGPGDEVLYVGTSTNIHKRVRSYFTAAEKRRRVTEMVRIAERVTPVVCVTPLEAQVRELRLIAEHEPRYNRRSKHPERAVWVRLTDEPYPRLSVVRDTTSGIAHIGPFGASRTAKEAVAALHDALPLRQCTARIARVPRQPGSPCALAGMGRCSAPCIATGGPDEAYDDVSAAARAVLDGDPSPVVRALSARIARLAAQERFEEAGEVTRRLRTFVHGAQRAQRLDPLSRCAELVAARPAGVAGAPGRPGGWEVVVVRHGRLAGTAVSEPGEDALELVAAVRATAEAVARPVAPAPASHPEEADLLLGWLDQPGVRLVVVDGELTCPVRGAAAHADLAWAADRVREEVTASEPGADAVMVPDGAPGPPPGIAPTAADRAGGSRADQPLEGGGGTDRVELVQRVEVGLREPRLVDEVAEQAGVPQEGERVGPL
- a CDS encoding carbohydrate ABC transporter permease, coding for MTTTTLGVPATKSTQVPIRKPAGWASRRVRGIALTTVTWIAVLAFFFPVVWMVFTAFKPESQAATLPPTFAPDFTLDRFQAVFDRDMLPYLINSASASLGSTLLVLALAIPAAYALSVRPVKNVRDPLFFLISTKFMPVAASIIPVYMLLQAVGGLDNITWLTILYVGINLPIAVWMMRSFLAEVPREIIEAAQIDGAGLRTEIFRVVLPIVLPGVAAAGLICFIFAWNEFFLANLLTTQVARTTPPVLGSFVDGRGQFLSVLSAASTIAIVPVVIAGWVAQKQLVRGLAMGAIK
- a CDS encoding carbohydrate ABC transporter permease, with the protein product MTTGRRSLAISRALLWPALIVAILLTQIPLVATLFYSFQEWNLLRPGQRGFVGFDNYAKVLSDGSFLSSLGNTVLVTGSAVVGATVLGLLFALLLDRKFLGQSVARTLMITPFLVMPAAAALIWKWSILDFTYGMANWGLSLVGLPPVAWNTEMPAATVIMVLIWQFTPFAMLILLAGLQSQPREVLEAAGVDGAGPFRTFTWITLPHLRQYVEITVLLATILLLQVFDPVAIMTKGTGGSKTLSYLLYERAFIGLEVGEAAAYGVMTVIVTIAVAMVALRTLFKVFSEEGLMNR
- a CDS encoding DeoR/GlpR family DNA-binding transcription regulator: MSDVTERTSSRAKELLSLVRGQGRIEVSESARLLGVSQETVRRELRKLEAQGLIRRSYGLAFPVESSTFETALAERTQNFPEEKARIAEEGARRVGEARTIFIDEGFQSLLLARALPDDHDLIVVTTSLPIASELSGRDNLQVIIVGGRVRGNTLGVVDGWATDMLRGFRMDLAFIGANGVTVSDGLTTPDPAVAHVKAAAIASSHRKIFVGAHHKFGVTSFVRFAELTDFEVVITGVELPAARARVFGEAGAHVVQV
- a CDS encoding ABC transporter substrate-binding protein, with the translated sequence MTLTTRMRRATVPAVLAAGALVLAGCSGAGGGGGSGDGGDGPVELTLATVNNPQMKDMEELKGEFEESHPDITVNFVQMEENDLRDAVTKDIATGGGQYDIVTIGSYEVPIWAENEWLADLTEPLSSDAEYDVDDLFAPVKDVVSVDDSLYAVPFYGESSMLMYNKEILDEAGITMSENPTWDEVAEAAREVNSDDVTGICLRGKPGWGELFAPLTTVVQTFGGTWFDEDWNAHVNDPEFTEAVQFYVDLVEDAGPADPVSTGFTECLNTMTQGKAAMWVDATVAAGMLEDPEASEVAGKMGYAHAPVKETEESGWLWSWNLAVPETTQNQDEAIEFIKWATSKEYHQLVGEELGWTRVPPGARQSTYEIPEYVEAAESFAPITQDIMLAVNPTQPGLYEQSWTGVQYVTIPEFQDLGNQVSQDLSDVFSGRSELGPVLDRGQELAQEAGDAQ